One stretch of Miscanthus floridulus cultivar M001 chromosome 18, ASM1932011v1, whole genome shotgun sequence DNA includes these proteins:
- the LOC136520305 gene encoding uncharacterized protein isoform X6: MDPHQPFGNPHHRRAAHPGHHQHQHHHHLAGGGGAAPARSRYDYEYDSRSIPYPPPDHHPLPRVHQQPPPPPPPPQPLPPPPPPPPHHRHDGPHYAPLPLRPTPETYSPPPYHNPPPPHQPYHQQRHGGGGDFRPADEIRRIPSHHPHHHHQQMPQYHHNQQQPQHHHQQQQPQHLHQQPQLSWEEAEEGRCYAAHQLKPQLSWEEAEEERRYAARQLRVSLSPPSARKRYRCAMHDSGDRESTSSSGPPPRRQRQQPHPGYSPPPDDSFVDRATSYSYGSHEGFVAHSDSNGNRKMPMSMLTMLPGSPRRAPQKMAPTRLSVWHRIEENPSLYTPPSPRKVPKEVHISPSKTKNSGSASKELASVISLDCKAKSSDCKGSDDSAGMKKNAAKKTEKVLSSVIVKPSPEAKEKERAVNKVTKKPDKVGNSIPGFTSAGVRSAAFPGSGVKKVKKIVIKKIVRKIGAKDKQTSSSTISEKDSVDANADASEKEEANANASEKEEGEITTSSFEKDAISAHNLVSTGDTAGVANSVEVQKEQNNDLVNLSKSNAASTIASTDTLDTASASRRKHPGKEDYKSFVNSIDDNACPAIESTKTFNTSGVEHPGKEDDRCFINSSVKNATLHCENNNSQPEEEGEILAVSGPVNVGINCARILDAEPHDCEVENMEGNKVPEVLSGNSAVYVNGAKDCTTEVSGSEDGRREEGLFFLNDPIRSPSTDEVSMTPSKDNHEKKGMILIGASEVCAASVGQPEGNPKIAEAAVTHGARKEEGNLLNNPGEKDVASFGSSGTLNTTEKSVNEITQEKEWRMPIEPNEATSFAHQNVQALSTLQINVSENIQKESQMPMDSSAFQTIECAEAHNTIEIVSSKFAQNVACKSPMDLNGTNVGTSDNSLYTPEFDVAGGTDDSSMQVDFHDAKAALSKQDLPLEVVDTDTHALQSSRDTESTILPSLDDDPMKDSSGAVILNNGVGRSTSSQVAELTHLHRPHPPPDHNPSSLHSHDSPSVSGNSEHSVPTALTLGNNIYFSSAESEGQPEENHNLVDVNQGFDVTMTEFGNIVKRKGESGNDFMNAGSQNWLTLPLTVSCLGNDATGSNERLGLEQIVDEGASVCQDHDSMPDIDQRGNIDILSGQDHSLKLCDISMPQADLLATEEGNKDVEDEIVLPGSSVNSLNVLDHNSYRTVDKPIDNLNKPILLSSQSADAPGRELASSQVSVDSDHTYHGSTEDPVGVSSTTHDSISSWIEAIVSEAKKDHQSCKSSLLPISSPDKVSAPKEDSKKALSDSVVNSVVKSPPRINIASSIVSKVPTKQVALPGSLREPPRLNQNARNRTWRRDNVPSSNSSLHVSQTSGLPPKLPVKKNSKSENSYIRKGNALIRNPGTGNHLHSSSSLDSQNKLSKPVMRRSMNFVRKVDSKDVAHSHISVERPKTPPLPLHTKSISCAVNVLEPLSQNLQQQVLETEKEDSSGQVNSGADNPSIISSHKSEALDAGKAFYVRPKLNQLVAAQGQHLGESSNISLDKIMLLQPSATFDLYFKKRRNQIILGPSTSDAPSSKDTSQAENIKSGESKVLMSASSNNNITVAKDRPHKALQTTNTVRSFSHVWTLSGQNPRKKSFVGASHMKAFPRILPWKRKIFFQNFRGSYSSLLNTSSIGIMRKLLQTRKRSTIYTVSTDGFSLRKSGVLSIGRSSLKWSRSLEKHSQKVNEEATQAVAEVERKKREKRKRQSLRNKGRNVAANQLTNSSRASSDSRVSSTCNEYVRVNKGNQLVRNPKKVIRMLASEKVRWSLHTVRRRLAKKQQYCQFFTRFGECKKSGGKCPYIHDRAKVAICTKFLKGLCSSTNCKLTHKVLPERMPDCSYFLQGLCTNTACPYRHVKVNSNAPVCEDFLKGYCADGDECRKKHSYVCPVFEATGECPQESRCKLHHPKKKNKSKRSKVDTVQNNSWGRYFDTSIGHGSGGRIVSLEEEERQKPEQVSGEDFADFIELGADIEVPEDADASDDIQPMELDSRNLEMQADNLDAIIKPLRIMRTARV, translated from the exons ATGGATCCGCACCAACCCTTCGGCAACCCGCACCACCGCCGCGCCGCGCACCCCggccaccaccagcaccagcaccaccaccacttggccggcggcggcggcgctgccccCGCGCGGTCCAGGTATGACTACGAGTACGACTCCCGCTCGATCCCGTACCCCCCTCCCGACCACCACCCCCTCCCGCGCGTCCaccaacagccgccgccgccgccgcctccgccccaGCCGCTgcccccgccgccacctcccCCGCCGCACCACCGCCACGACGGCCCCCACTACGCCCCCCTCCCGCTCCGCCCCACTCCAGAAACCTACTCCCCGCCGCCGTACCACAACCCCCCTCCTCCTCATCAGCCGTACCACCAGCagcgccacggcggcggcggcgacttcCGCCCCGCCGACGAGATCCGCCGCATCCCCAGCCACCACCCCCACCATCACCACCAGCAGATGCCGCAGTACCATCACAaccagcagcagccgcagcaccatcaccagcagcagcagccgcagcacctTCACCAGCAGCCACAACTCTCGTGGGAGGAGGCTGAGGAGGGGCGCTGCTACGCTGCCCACCAGCTGAAGCCGCAGCTCTCGTGGGAGGAGGCTGAGGAGGAGCGGCGCTACGCTGCCCGTCAGCTCCGGGTGTCGCTGTCGCCACCCAGTGCACGGAAGAGGTACCGCTGCGCCATGCATGACTCGGGTGATCGGGAGAGCACATCCAGCTCTGGCCCGCCACCCCGCCGCCAGAGGCAACAGCCGCACCCTGGCTATTCTCCCCCACCAGATGACAGTTTTGTAGATAGGGCAACTAGTTATTCTTACGGCAGCCACGAGGGCTTTGTGGCGCACAGCGACAGTAATGGAAACAGGAAGATGCCGATGTCCATGTTGACTATGTTGCCTGGCTCGCCTAGGCGAGCCCCACAGAAGATGGCTCCTACGAGATTGTCTGTGTGGCATCGTATTGAGGAGAATCCCTCACTGTATACGCCACCTTCTCCACGCAAGGTGCCAAAGGAGGTGCATATTTCGCCGAGCAAGACCAAAAACTCTGGGTCTGCTTCAAAGGAATTGGCCAGCGTAATTTCTTTGGATTGCAAGGCAAAGAGTTCTGATTGTAAGGGTAGTGATGATAGTGCAGGAATGAAGAAGAATGCAGCAAAGAAAACTGAGAAGGTGCTGTCCTCAGTTATTGTGAAGCCTTCACCAGAAGccaaggaaaaagaaagagctGTTAATAAGGTTACCAAGAAGCCTGACAAGGTTGGTAATAGTATACCAGGTTTCACGAGTGCAGGTGTGAGATCTGCAGCCTTTCCTGGGTCTGGTGTGAAGAAAGTGAAAAAGATAGTCATCAAGAAGATTGTTAGGAAGATCGGTGCCAAAGATAAACAAACTAGTAGTTCGACCATCTCAGAAAAGGACAGCGTTGATGCTAATGCGGATGCCTCTGAGAAAGAAGAAGCTAATGCAAATGCTTCTGAGAAAGAAGAAGGTGAGATCACAACATCATCTTTTGAAAAGGATGCTATCTCTGCACACAATTTGGTCAGTACTGGTGATACAGCTGGAGTTGCTAACAGTGTGGAGGTCCAGAAGGAACAAAATAATGATTTGGTGAATCTGAGTAAGAGCAATGCTGCTTCAACCATTGCATCTACGGATACTCTTGACACAGCAAGTGCTAGCCGGAGAAAGCATCCTGGAAAAGAAGATTATAAGAGCTTCGTGAATTCAATTGATGACAATGCATGTCCAGCCATTGAATCTACTAAAACATTTAATACAAGTGGTGTTGAACATCCTGGAAAAGAAGATGATAGGTGTTTCATCAATTCAAGTGTTAAAAATGCTACCCTTCATTGTGAGAACAATAATTCTCAACCAGAAGAAGAGGGTGAAATTCTGGCTGTTTCAGGTCCAGTGAATGTTGGAATTAATTGCGCAAGGATTCTTGATGCGGAACCACATGATTGTGAAGTGGAAAACATGGAAGGCAACAAAGTTCCTGAGGTCCTGAGTGGAAATAGTGCTGTTTATGTGAATGGAGCTAAGGATTGTACAACAGAAGTTAGTGGAAGTGAGGATGGCAGGAGGGAAGAAGGCCTTTTCTTTCTAAATGATCCCATTAGAAGTCCTAGTACAGATGAAGTTAGCATGACTCCGAGCAAGGATAACCATGAAAAAAAGGGTATGATTCTGATTGGTGCAAGTGAAGTGTGTGCTGCTTCTGTAGGCCAACCTGAGGGAAATCCCAAGATAGCAGAAGCCGCTGTTACTCATGGTGCACGTAAGGAAGAAGGCAATCTGCTGAACAATCCAGGAGAAAAGGATGTGGCATCTTTTGGATCTTCGGGAACCCTTAATACCACGGAAAAAAGTGTTAATGAGATTACCCAGGAGAAAGAGTGGAGAATGCCCATTGAACCAAATGAAGCTACTTCTTTTGCACACCAAAATGTGCAAGCCTTGAGTACATTACAAATTAATGTTAGTGAGAATATCCAGAAGGAGAGCCAAATGCCCATGGATTCAAGTGCTTTTCAAACAATAGAATGCGCCGAAGCTCATAACACAATAGAAATTGTTAGTAGTAAGTTTGCTCAGAATGTAGCGTGCAAGAGCCCCATGGATTTAAATGGGACGAATGTAGGAACTTCAGATAACTCCTTGTACACTCCAGAGTTTGATGTAGCAGGTGGAACCGACGATAGCAGCATGCAAGTTGATTTCCACGATGCGAAAGCTGCTTTAAGTAAGCAAGATCTTCCCCTGGAAGTAGTGGATACAGATACCCATGCTCTGCAGTCATCCAGAGATACAGAGAGCACAATTCTGCCATCATTGGATGATGATCCTATGAAGGATTCCTCCGGTGCTGTTATTCTGAATAATGGTGTAGGGAGGAGCACTTCATCTCAAGTAGCAGAACTGACACATCTTCATAGACCCCACCCGCCTCCTGACCACAACCCATCCTCCTTACATTCCCATGATTCGCCATCTGTATCTGGTAACAGTGAGCATTCTGTTCCTACAGCTTTGACCCTTGGTAATAATATCTATTTCAGTAGTGCAGAGAGTGAGGGACAGCCTGAGGAAAACCATAACCTAGTGGATGTAAACCAAGGATTTGATGTGACAATGACAGAATTTGGTAATATTGTCAAAAGAAAAGGTGAATCTGGCAATGACTTTATGAATGCAGGCAGTCAGAATTGGTTGACTTTACCACTTACTGTCAGCTGCTTGGGTAATGATGCTACTGGTAGTAATGAGAGGTTAGGTTTAGAGCAGATTGTGGATGAAGGTGCCTCTGTCTGTCAGGATCATGATAGTATGCCAGATATTGACCAGCGTGGCAATATTGATATTTTGTCTGGCCAGGATCACAGCCTCAAACTATGTGATATCAGTATGCCTCAAGCAGACCTTTTGGCAACCGAAGAGGGAAATAAGGATGTTGAGGATGAGATTGTTCTCCCAGGTTCTTCTGTTAATTCTTTAAATGTTTTAGATCACAATAGTTATCGCACAGTGGATAAACCTATAGATAACCTTAATAAACCGATTCTCTTATCTTCACAATCTGCTGATGCACCAGGTCGAGAGTTAGCTTCTTCTCAGGTATCTGTTGATTCTGATCACACCTATCATGGAAGTACCGAGGACCCTGTGGGCGTGTCAAGTACAACACATGATTCGATATCCTCCTGGATTGAAGCCATTGTATCAGAAGCTAAAAAGGATCATCAATCATGCAAATCCTCTCTACTTCCTATCAGTTCTCCAGACAAGGTATCAGCACCAAAGGAGGATAGCAAGAAGGCATTGTCAGATTCAGTAGTCAACTCTGTAGTAAAATCTCCTCCTCGAATTAATATTGCAAGCTCCATAGTATCTAAGGTACCTACTAAACAGGTGGCTTTGCCTGGTTCATTGCGAGAGCCCCCTCGCTTAAACCAGAATGCAAGGAACAGGACATGGCGTCGTGACAATGTGCCATCTTCTAATTCATCATTGCATGTTTCACAGACTTCAGGATTGCCCCCTAAACTCCCAGTAAAAAAGAACAGCAAAAGTGAAAACTCTTATATCCGCAAGGGTAATGCCCTCATTAGAAATCCAGGCACTGGAAATCATCTTCATTCTTCTTCTAGTCTAGATTCTCAAAATAAGTTGAGTAAGCCTGTTATGAGGAGAAGCATGAACTTTGTCAGGAAAGTCGATTCAAAAGACGTAGCACATTCTCATATTTCAGTTGAAAGACCCAAGaccccacctttgccacttcacaCCAAATCCATCAGTTGTGCTGTGAATGTTTTGGAGCCATTGTCTCAAAATTTGCAGCAACAGGTCCTTGAAACTGAAAAGGAAGATTCCAGTGGGCAGGTTAACTCAGGTGCTGACAATCCAAGCATTATTAGTTCACACAAGTCTGAAGCCCTTGATGCTGGTAAAGCATTTTATGTTAGACCAAAGTTAAATCAACTTGTTGCTGCACAGGGGCAACATCTTGGTGAGTCGAGTAACATTTCCTTGGATAAGATTATGTTACTGCAGCCATCCGCAACATTTGATCTCTatttcaagaaaaggagaaatcAGATTATTTTGGGTCCCTCTACTTCTGATGCTCCGAGTTCAAAAGATACATCTCAGGCCGAGAATATAAAGTCAGGTGAGAGTAAAGTTCTAATGTCTGCATCTTCCAACAACAATATCACTGTGGCAAAGGACAGGCCGCACAAAG CTCTTCAGACAACAAATACTGTCAGAAGTTTCTCTCATGTCTGGACACTTAGTGGACAAAATCCTCGAAAGAAATCTTTTGTGGGAGCTAGTCATATGAAGGCCTTCCCTCGTATACTTCCATGGAAAAGAAAAATATTCTTCCAGAACTTCAGAGGCAGTTACTCTTCGTTGTTGAATACAAGCTCTATAGGGATAATGAG AAAATTATTGCAAACAAGGAAGAGAAGTACTATTTACACCGTCTCTACTGATGGATTCTCTCTTCGGAAATCTGGAGTGTTAAGTATAGGCAGGTCAAGTTTGAAATGGTCAAGGTCCCTTGAGAAACATTCTCAAAAGGTTAATGAG GAAGCTACGCAGGCAGTTGCTGAagttgaaagaaagaaaagagaaaagagaaaacgGCAGTCTCTCCGTAACAAGGGAAGGAATG TTGCTGCCAATCAATTAACAAATAGCAGCAGAGCATCTTCAGATTCAAGGGTGTCGTCAACTTGCAATGA ATACGTGCGTGTTAACAAAGGTAACCAACTGGTCAGAAATCCGAAGAAAGTAATCCGCATGCTAGCAAGTGAGAAAGTTCGATGGAGTTTGCACACTGTTAGAAGACGGTTGGCAAAGAAGCAGCAATATTGTCAATTCTTCACTCGCTTCGGCGAGTGTAAAAAATCTGGTGGCAAGTGTCCCTATATTCATGACCGAGCTAAAGTGGCTATCTGTACTAAATTTCTTAAAGGCTTGTGTTCTAGTACTAATTGCAAACTAACTCACAAG GTCCTGCCAGAAAGAATGCCAGATTGTTCTTACTTTCTGCAAG GGCTCTGTACCAACACAGCCTGTCCCTATAGGCATGTGAAAGTGAACTCGAACGCCCCTGTTTGCGAAGATTTTTTGAAGGGATATTGTGCTGATGGTGATGAG TGTCGTAAAAAGCACAGCTATGTATGCCCCGTCTTTGAGGCGACAGGAGAGTGCCCACAAGAATCAAGATGCAAGCTTCATCACCCCAAGAAGAAAAACAAATCCAAGAGAAGCAAAGTAGACACCGTCCAAAACAACAGTTGGGGTCGGTATTTTGATACAAGCATTGGCCATGGCAGTGGAGGAAGGATAGTTTctttggaggaagaagagagacagAAACCAGAGCAAGTCTCTGGTGAGGACTTTGCTGACTTCATTGAACTTGGTGCTGATATTGAAGTCCCTGAAGATGCAGACGCTTCGGATGACATACAGCCGATGGAATTGGACTCAAGGAATCTCGAGATGCAGGCTGACAATCTTGACGCGATAATCAAGCCACTTCGGATCATGAGAACGGCAAGAGTTTGA